From one Paenibacillus sp. FSL K6-1330 genomic stretch:
- a CDS encoding sugar ABC transporter permease, giving the protein MIMEKEFMLPSPGHSLTPPVSEAGPSTAAKPISIKKTRRREIMLAYACLAPSLLIFGLFLFYPLLKSVYLSLFLTDPQGRVAEFVGFDNFKEILASEMFYTSFGNTLLFIVLTVPTGMAAAILLAALTHNKLKGMKIFRFIFSLPMAVSVGTGSMIWMILYHPTMGMLNYFLSQLGTQPIQWLTDPKWAMISVAIMTVWMNLGFNYILMLSGMQGVSEDIYDSTKIDGSGPLRTFFRITMPLISPTLFFTSVVSVIGAFQAFGQINILTKGGPMNSTNVIVFNIYQDAFVNFRFGIGSAQALILFAIILLLTVFQFKFVEKKVHYQ; this is encoded by the coding sequence ATGATTATGGAAAAAGAATTTATGCTTCCCTCTCCGGGTCATTCTCTGACGCCGCCGGTTAGCGAAGCTGGGCCTTCGACAGCCGCAAAACCGATCTCTATCAAGAAAACAAGACGCAGGGAAATCATGCTCGCTTATGCATGTCTAGCACCATCGCTGCTCATTTTCGGTCTATTTCTGTTCTATCCGCTGCTCAAATCCGTCTATCTGAGCTTGTTCCTGACCGATCCTCAAGGCCGGGTAGCCGAATTCGTAGGGTTCGATAATTTCAAGGAGATACTGGCCTCCGAGATGTTTTATACCAGCTTCGGCAACACACTGCTGTTTATCGTACTGACGGTCCCGACCGGCATGGCAGCCGCCATACTGCTCGCAGCCCTGACGCATAATAAACTGAAAGGCATGAAAATATTCCGTTTTATATTCTCGCTGCCCATGGCCGTGTCCGTCGGTACCGGCTCGATGATCTGGATGATCCTCTACCATCCGACTATGGGCATGCTGAATTATTTCCTGTCGCAACTCGGCACGCAGCCCATCCAATGGCTGACCGATCCGAAATGGGCCATGATCTCCGTTGCCATCATGACGGTCTGGATGAATCTTGGGTTTAATTACATCCTGATGCTGAGCGGCATGCAGGGCGTATCCGAGGATATCTATGACAGTACCAAGATTGACGGTTCCGGTCCGTTAAGAACCTTCTTCCGGATTACGATGCCGCTGATCTCCCCTACGTTATTCTTCACATCCGTCGTGTCAGTGATTGGCGCCTTCCAAGCGTTTGGACAGATCAACATCCTGACCAAGGGCGGTCCGATGAACAGCACCAACGTCATCGTGTTCAATATCTATCAGGATGCATTCGTCAACTTCCGCTTCGGCATCGGCAGTGCGCAAGCGCTCATCCTGTTTGCGATCATTCTGCTGCTGACCGTCTTTCAATTTAAATTCGTGGAGAAGAAGGTGCATTACCAATGA
- a CDS encoding AraC family transcriptional regulator: MQINDETYIPLFKRANSILNRTLNRIDQQELSIRIHYWGFMPRHYDNTEHRHSFFEACYVLTGRGSYIENETEFHLHPGTLFLSRPGVQHQIKSREGLALCYVAFELDESANNDFHTAAFRRLASQGIPVLQEGAGQAPGLLWLSLLSVFQSGSGGKQHPPHMLNSMAISLILSILAAHGPGFYQEPSDGGANEEGASMFHQAELFIKDNLGEPLSLERVAGHLHVTTRHLTRLFRKYGHQSFVHYVQEQRVQQAKHLLLNTDRQIKEIAISCGFESVHYFTRVFTSKLGVTPARFRRSQFSEGRYDSEL, encoded by the coding sequence ATGCAAATCAATGACGAAACTTACATCCCGTTATTTAAACGGGCCAATTCCATATTAAACCGAACCCTGAACCGTATCGATCAGCAGGAACTGAGCATCCGGATCCACTACTGGGGATTTATGCCGCGCCACTACGATAATACGGAGCATAGGCATTCTTTTTTTGAAGCCTGTTACGTGTTGACAGGCCGTGGATCGTATATCGAAAACGAGACAGAGTTCCATCTTCATCCAGGCACCCTGTTTCTCTCAAGGCCGGGGGTCCAGCACCAAATTAAGAGCAGAGAAGGCTTGGCCTTATGTTATGTTGCCTTTGAGCTGGATGAATCGGCAAACAACGATTTCCATACGGCTGCTTTCCGAAGGTTAGCCAGCCAAGGCATTCCGGTGCTTCAGGAAGGTGCCGGGCAAGCGCCTGGACTCTTGTGGCTTTCGCTGTTATCCGTGTTTCAGTCGGGCTCTGGCGGTAAGCAGCACCCGCCGCATATGCTGAACAGCATGGCTATTTCACTCATATTATCGATTCTGGCAGCCCACGGCCCCGGTTTCTACCAAGAACCTTCCGATGGTGGAGCAAACGAAGAAGGAGCTTCGATGTTTCATCAGGCCGAATTGTTTATCAAGGATAATCTGGGCGAGCCGCTCTCGCTGGAGCGGGTGGCTGGCCATCTTCACGTTACGACCCGTCATTTGACAAGACTGTTCCGGAAATACGGACATCAATCCTTTGTTCATTATGTGCAGGAGCAGCGTGTGCAGCAGGCTAAACACCTGCTTCTGAATACAGACCGGCAGATCAAAGAGATTGCCATCTCTTGCGGATTCGAGTCCGTGCACTACTTCACCCGGGTGTTTACATCTAAACTTGGTGTAACCCCGGCCCGCTTCCGGCGGTCGCAGTTTTCGGAAGGTCGTTACGACTCCGAGCTTTAG
- a CDS encoding class I mannose-6-phosphate isomerase, which yields MKPATAFQSHPINHLDFRNGPQFMKSGIDSWCSLILSTYKQKSQHEVQEKSSIFITLDGTHGADFDKLLAKLQQTCEQEGITFTCDSTSDYVKPEAELRAEMAPYLTDNRAFGYKATDVRPIQYFQQDARSALKKSALESDAMRGIYVLHGPGASLLEGRTPDLRFYADYSRENQQRRHAQQMGSFGLGISHDKVETYKNCLFLEWPVWETYRRDWLAHYTHAERSDNKAFYMDFNRPEEPVWLPAATLANVLHKASQQPFRVKPFFAPGIWGGQYLKELCGLPDEWPNCAWSFEPIAPENTLLLCVQDITFEIPFTLLMEAAPQEIMGKRNVRLFGDYFPIRFDYLDTMQGGELSLQVHPLQEYAESRFNEHMTQQESYYIMRNAPGAKVYLGLKEGISGGRLLEAVEDAQLQEKPLQLSDYVNEYDSQTGGLYLIPPGTVHCSGRDNLVLEISSTTWWFTFKIYDYLRMDADGKPRPMNPEHAHHNINDAMNTSAVESGLIAQPTVISRQGRSAEELLGQRDDLLFQVSRLTLHETWNADTQGEFVMYNLVEGERVRLVPAADEGAAVEWGYAESYIVPACVGEYRLENLSGSPCTLIAARVNPEWNLPLLPPHWATESGETQ from the coding sequence ATGAAACCTGCAACAGCCTTTCAATCACACCCGATCAACCACTTGGACTTTCGAAACGGACCCCAATTCATGAAGAGCGGGATCGACTCATGGTGTTCATTGATCCTATCGACCTACAAACAAAAATCCCAGCATGAAGTGCAAGAAAAGAGCAGTATCTTCATTACGCTTGACGGAACACACGGCGCGGATTTCGATAAACTTCTGGCAAAGCTTCAGCAAACCTGTGAGCAAGAAGGGATCACCTTCACATGCGATTCCACGTCCGATTATGTCAAACCCGAAGCCGAGCTCCGGGCCGAGATGGCTCCTTATCTGACTGACAACCGGGCATTCGGCTATAAAGCAACCGATGTACGTCCCATTCAATATTTTCAACAGGATGCACGGTCTGCCTTGAAAAAAAGTGCGCTTGAATCTGACGCGATGCGCGGCATATACGTACTGCACGGACCCGGCGCTTCGCTGCTTGAAGGCCGGACCCCCGACCTTCGTTTCTACGCCGATTACTCCCGCGAAAACCAGCAGCGGCGTCATGCCCAGCAGATGGGCAGCTTCGGCTTGGGCATCTCCCACGACAAGGTTGAGACTTACAAGAATTGTTTATTTCTCGAATGGCCCGTCTGGGAGACTTACCGTCGTGACTGGTTAGCCCATTATACCCATGCCGAACGCTCGGACAATAAAGCGTTCTACATGGACTTCAATCGTCCGGAAGAGCCGGTGTGGCTGCCGGCAGCAACCTTGGCAAACGTACTGCATAAAGCGAGTCAGCAGCCGTTTCGGGTCAAGCCGTTTTTTGCCCCGGGAATATGGGGTGGTCAATACCTTAAGGAATTATGCGGCCTTCCCGACGAATGGCCGAACTGCGCCTGGAGCTTTGAGCCCATCGCTCCCGAGAATACGCTTCTGCTGTGCGTGCAGGATATCACCTTCGAGATTCCGTTCACATTGCTGATGGAGGCAGCGCCTCAAGAGATCATGGGAAAGCGTAATGTCAGGCTATTCGGCGATTATTTCCCGATCCGGTTTGATTATCTGGATACAATGCAGGGCGGCGAGCTATCGCTGCAGGTGCATCCGCTGCAAGAATATGCCGAGTCACGGTTCAATGAACATATGACGCAGCAAGAGTCGTACTACATCATGCGGAATGCCCCGGGAGCCAAGGTGTATCTCGGGCTGAAGGAAGGAATTAGCGGCGGACGTCTGCTTGAAGCAGTGGAAGACGCCCAGCTTCAGGAAAAGCCGCTTCAGCTCTCCGACTACGTTAACGAGTACGATTCGCAAACAGGGGGTCTTTACCTCATTCCACCAGGCACGGTCCACTGCTCTGGCAGGGATAATCTGGTGCTGGAAATCTCCTCAACCACCTGGTGGTTCACGTTCAAGATCTACGATTACTTACGGATGGACGCAGATGGCAAGCCGCGCCCGATGAACCCTGAGCATGCACACCACAATATCAATGACGCCATGAATACGTCAGCGGTAGAAAGCGGACTTATCGCCCAGCCAACCGTCATAAGCCGTCAAGGCCGTAGTGCGGAGGAACTGCTCGGTCAACGGGATGATCTGCTATTCCAGGTTAGCAGGCTGACCCTGCATGAAACATGGAATGCAGACACACAAGGAGAATTCGTCATGTACAACCTTGTGGAAGGTGAACGTGTCCGCCTTGTACCGGCAGCGGACGAGGGTGCGGCCGTTGAATGGGGTTATGCGGAATCCTACATCGTCCCGGCATGTGTGGGAGAATACCGTCTGGAGAACCTGTCCGGCTCCCCGTGCACCTTGATCGCCGCCAGAGTCAATCCGGAGTGGAATCTTCCGCTTCTTCCGCCTCACTGGGCAACCGAAAGTGGGGAGACTCAATGA
- a CDS encoding TIGR01777 family oxidoreductase, with the protein MRIAICGGTGFIGQALCSRWQRDGHDVIIVTRSKPEVPPNRQQDGPISYLTWDEMKSHPERFEDLDAIVNLAGSSLSQRWTQAGKQRILQSRQRTVSSVAELMDRLEHKPPVVVQASAMAIYGTSEFETFDEESPATVMDFPSEVVLQWEQAADRIPVDRLIKLRISVVLGGKGGALPKMLLPYKLGVGGKIGSGKQWLSWIHIDDIVELIDYCILHEDISGVVNAASPHAVTNDEFGRSIAKVYHRPHWLPLPAFMLQAILGEMSLILLKGQRILPAKAQRHGFQFRYPEVTDALKQIKES; encoded by the coding sequence ATGAGAATAGCCATTTGCGGAGGCACCGGTTTCATTGGGCAGGCATTGTGTTCGCGTTGGCAGCGCGATGGACATGACGTTATCATCGTCACAAGATCGAAGCCGGAAGTTCCTCCCAATCGCCAACAAGACGGGCCTATATCCTATCTGACCTGGGATGAGATGAAGTCCCATCCCGAGCGGTTTGAGGATTTGGATGCCATCGTTAACCTAGCTGGCTCTTCCCTTAGTCAGCGCTGGACGCAAGCAGGCAAGCAGAGAATCCTTCAGTCAAGACAACGAACCGTCTCCTCCGTAGCCGAACTGATGGACCGCCTGGAGCATAAACCTCCGGTCGTAGTTCAAGCTTCGGCGATGGCCATTTACGGCACATCCGAGTTTGAAACATTTGATGAGGAAAGTCCTGCCACGGTTATGGATTTCCCGTCCGAGGTTGTGTTGCAATGGGAGCAAGCGGCCGACCGCATCCCGGTTGACCGGTTAATTAAGCTGCGCATCAGCGTTGTTCTGGGAGGTAAAGGCGGAGCCCTTCCCAAAATGCTGCTGCCCTATAAACTAGGCGTAGGCGGCAAGATCGGCAGCGGCAAACAATGGCTCTCCTGGATACATATCGACGATATCGTGGAACTCATCGATTATTGCATCCTGCACGAGGACATATCCGGAGTCGTGAATGCGGCTTCCCCGCATGCGGTCACGAACGATGAATTCGGCAGGAGCATCGCCAAGGTCTATCACCGTCCGCACTGGCTCCCCCTGCCTGCTTTCATGCTCCAAGCCATCCTGGGCGAAATGTCGCTCATTCTGCTAAAGGGCCAGCGTATCCTGCCGGCTAAGGCCCAACGTCACGGCTTCCAGTTTCGCTATCCGGAAGTGACGGACGCACTGAAGCAGATCAAAGAAAGCTGA
- a CDS encoding ornithine--oxo-acid transaminase, with protein sequence MDPSNPHIEKAERYGARNYHPLPIVIAKAAGIHVTDSDGKRYIDMLSAYSALNAGHCHPRIIGALKEQADKVTLTSRAFHHDQLGEFYEKLSAFTHKDMILPMNTGAEAVETALKAARRYAYRKKGIPANQAEIIVCEGNFHGRTITVTSFSSSSEYREDFGPFTPGFKVIPYGDLEALKQAISPNTAAFLVEPIQGESGIIIPPDGYLSGAMELCKQHRVLLLADEIQTGFGRTGKRFACDWEDVMPDMYILGKALGGGVFPVSAVAADADILGVFEPGSHGSTFGGNPLGCAVAIASMDVFLEEGLEGSSKELGDYFLQQLRSIRHRDIQEVRGRGLFIGMELKVPARTYCETLKDLGLLCKETHESIIRFAPPLIITKAELDQAIGIVRQAFA encoded by the coding sequence ATGGACCCTTCAAACCCACATATCGAGAAAGCCGAAAGGTACGGTGCGAGAAACTACCACCCGCTACCCATTGTCATTGCCAAAGCTGCAGGCATCCATGTGACGGATTCGGACGGCAAGCGGTACATCGATATGTTAAGCGCCTACTCAGCGCTGAATGCAGGTCATTGTCATCCCCGAATAATCGGCGCTTTAAAGGAACAAGCAGATAAGGTGACACTGACTTCGCGCGCATTCCATCATGATCAACTGGGCGAGTTTTACGAGAAGCTGTCTGCTTTCACCCACAAAGACATGATTCTTCCCATGAATACGGGGGCCGAGGCTGTTGAGACGGCACTCAAGGCAGCACGCCGCTATGCTTACCGGAAGAAAGGCATACCGGCCAATCAGGCCGAAATCATCGTCTGCGAAGGTAATTTCCACGGCCGCACCATCACCGTCACTTCCTTCTCCTCATCCAGCGAATATCGGGAAGACTTCGGCCCTTTCACGCCGGGCTTCAAAGTCATCCCCTATGGCGACCTGGAAGCGCTGAAGCAGGCCATCTCACCGAATACGGCCGCCTTTCTTGTAGAGCCGATCCAGGGAGAATCCGGCATCATTATCCCTCCTGACGGATACCTTAGCGGCGCAATGGAGCTGTGCAAGCAGCATCGCGTTCTTCTGCTCGCGGACGAAATCCAGACCGGCTTCGGCAGGACAGGAAAACGTTTTGCCTGCGACTGGGAGGATGTCATGCCGGATATGTACATCCTCGGAAAAGCGCTGGGCGGCGGTGTTTTCCCAGTCTCTGCCGTGGCGGCGGACGCCGATATTCTCGGTGTATTCGAGCCGGGGTCCCACGGCTCCACCTTCGGCGGGAATCCCCTCGGCTGCGCGGTAGCCATCGCTTCCATGGATGTATTCCTGGAGGAAGGGCTGGAAGGCAGCTCCAAGGAGCTCGGCGACTATTTTCTTCAGCAGCTTCGATCCATCCGGCATCGCGATATTCAGGAGGTGCGCGGCAGGGGCCTATTCATCGGCATGGAACTGAAGGTTCCAGCCAGAACCTACTGCGAGACACTAAAGGATCTCGGTTTGCTCTGCAAAGAAACCCATGAATCCATTATCCGCTTCGCCCCTCCGCTCATCATCACCAAAGCGGAACTGGACCAGGCCATTGGGATTGTAAGGCAAGCGTTTGCGTGA
- a CDS encoding ABC transporter substrate-binding protein, whose protein sequence is MKRFGKRSFALLLLSCFMLISAACSNTPAAGETTVAAGSEPAKDPVKVVWWHSMSGELGTVADKLISDFNAAHKDIQVEGVFQGTYDESLNKLKASLGSKSGPSMIQVYEIGSRFMMDTKAIRPVQDFMDAEAYDISSLEPNIKNYYTFDNKLYSMPFNSSNPILYYNKDAFKAAGLDPENPPKTYEEVAEAAKALTKGGQTGASFAIYGWLMEQFLANQGVELLNNGNGRTSPATASQVNNGAAVKTLEWWKQMLDDKVLLNLGRKTDDTKKAFAAGQIAMTLDSTASLRGIVSAAEGKFEVGTAFLPKPADGGEGGVIIGGASLWLMNNKSEEEQQAAWEFMKYLAEPQTQAYWHVNTGYFPVTTKAYEETLVKENLEKYPQFQTAVDQLHQTTANLATQGAVMGVFPEARQLTETAIEEVLNGQKTAQEALDKAAQEISSKIETYNKTVK, encoded by the coding sequence ATGAAACGTTTTGGTAAAAGGTCCTTCGCGCTGCTCCTGCTTTCCTGCTTCATGCTGATCAGCGCCGCTTGCAGCAATACGCCAGCCGCTGGAGAAACGACCGTTGCTGCCGGCAGCGAGCCAGCCAAAGATCCTGTTAAGGTTGTGTGGTGGCATTCCATGAGCGGGGAGCTCGGGACTGTCGCGGACAAGCTGATCTCCGATTTTAATGCGGCCCACAAGGATATTCAGGTTGAGGGCGTGTTTCAAGGAACGTATGATGAAAGCTTGAACAAGCTGAAGGCCTCCTTGGGATCAAAGAGCGGTCCAAGCATGATCCAGGTGTACGAAATCGGCAGTCGTTTCATGATGGATACCAAGGCCATCCGTCCGGTTCAGGACTTCATGGATGCTGAAGCATACGACATTTCCTCCTTGGAACCGAATATCAAAAATTACTATACATTCGACAACAAATTGTACTCCATGCCGTTTAACTCCTCCAACCCGATTCTGTATTACAACAAGGACGCTTTTAAAGCGGCGGGTCTCGACCCGGAAAACCCTCCCAAAACCTACGAAGAGGTAGCGGAAGCGGCAAAAGCGCTGACAAAAGGCGGCCAAACCGGAGCATCCTTCGCCATCTATGGCTGGCTCATGGAACAATTCCTTGCGAATCAAGGCGTTGAGCTGCTGAACAACGGCAATGGCCGCACTTCCCCGGCAACCGCTTCGCAGGTCAACAACGGCGCTGCCGTGAAGACGCTGGAATGGTGGAAGCAAATGCTGGACGATAAGGTGCTCCTGAACCTGGGACGTAAAACGGATGACACCAAAAAAGCATTTGCAGCAGGTCAAATTGCCATGACGCTGGACTCGACGGCTTCCCTCCGCGGAATCGTCAGCGCAGCGGAAGGCAAATTCGAAGTCGGTACGGCGTTCCTGCCCAAACCGGCTGACGGCGGCGAAGGCGGCGTTATTATCGGCGGTGCAAGCCTGTGGCTGATGAACAACAAATCGGAAGAAGAGCAGCAGGCAGCCTGGGAATTCATGAAATATTTGGCCGAGCCGCAAACGCAAGCCTACTGGCATGTCAACACAGGTTACTTCCCGGTAACAACTAAAGCTTACGAAGAGACCCTGGTAAAGGAAAACCTGGAGAAATATCCGCAATTCCAGACGGCCGTGGATCAATTGCATCAAACGACGGCCAACCTGGCAACGCAAGGCGCTGTCATGGGCGTGTTCCCTGAAGCCCGCCAGCTGACGGAAACGGCCATCGAGGAAGTGCTAAACGGTCAAAAAACGGCGCAGGAAGCACTGGACAAAGCCGCTCAGGAGATCAGCTCCAAGATCGAGACCTATAATAAAACGGTGAAATAA
- a CDS encoding YdhK family protein codes for MSAKKRWKPLILVALASLILILGACGNTKSANPDNKENTEATGNMDDMDHGSMNHSGSGEVPEGLKPAENPTYAVGTEAIIESDHMPGMKGAKATIVGAYDTTVYTISYTPTSGGPEVKDHKWVIHEEMKDAGKEPLKPGTEAVVNADHMEGMKGATAVIDSAEQTTVYMVDFTTTTGEEVKNHKWVTESELAPVQ; via the coding sequence ATGTCAGCTAAGAAACGATGGAAGCCGCTTATTCTGGTTGCGTTAGCATCCCTCATCCTCATACTGGGTGCCTGCGGTAATACGAAAAGCGCAAACCCCGATAACAAGGAAAACACGGAGGCCACCGGGAACATGGATGACATGGATCATGGCAGCATGAACCATTCCGGCTCGGGGGAGGTTCCGGAAGGGTTGAAGCCGGCAGAGAATCCAACCTATGCGGTGGGCACCGAAGCGATCATTGAATCCGACCACATGCCCGGAATGAAGGGGGCAAAAGCAACGATTGTCGGGGCGTACGATACGACGGTGTACACGATATCGTATACGCCGACGAGCGGCGGACCTGAAGTAAAGGATCATAAATGGGTGATTCATGAGGAGATGAAGGATGCCGGGAAGGAGCCCCTAAAGCCCGGAACGGAAGCCGTCGTGAATGCGGATCATATGGAGGGAATGAAGGGAGCCACTGCCGTTATCGATTCCGCCGAACAAACGACGGTCTATATGGTGGATTTCACGACGACAACCGGCGAAGAAGTCAAGAACCATAAGTGGGTGACGGAAAGCGAGCTGGCCCCCGTACAATAG
- a CDS encoding bile acid:sodium symporter has protein sequence MGLIEKLQTLIIMGAVAIGLLLGQFPVVSEYADYGIVPFLLLMLYGLFLTIPLQQLREAFKNIKFLGASTAINFIWTPLLAWGLGAVFLSDHPALWIGFIMLMVTPCTDWYLVFTSIAKGNVPLSTSVLPINLILQVLLLPLYLLLFSGTIETISLETLIESVLLVLVVPFTLAHLTRFLLRAKKEALEHKVLPFFGRAQIVFLCLAIVAMFASQGSYLLNHMDMIYILIVPILIYFMMNYTLGSVVGRMLRFSYEDSVSLHLTIIARNSPVALAIAVTAFPEQPVIALALVIGPLIELPVLAVVSQLLLLSRRMKVKSIK, from the coding sequence ATGGGACTTATAGAGAAACTTCAAACTTTGATCATCATGGGTGCGGTGGCAATCGGGCTGTTATTGGGGCAGTTTCCGGTTGTTTCGGAATATGCAGACTACGGGATCGTTCCTTTTTTGCTGCTGATGTTGTATGGATTGTTCTTGACGATACCGCTGCAGCAGTTAAGAGAGGCGTTCAAGAACATTAAGTTTCTGGGGGCGAGCACCGCCATTAATTTTATCTGGACGCCGCTGCTTGCTTGGGGACTCGGCGCTGTTTTTCTGTCGGATCACCCGGCGCTTTGGATCGGATTCATTATGTTGATGGTGACCCCATGTACCGACTGGTATTTGGTGTTTACCTCGATTGCCAAGGGGAACGTGCCCTTGTCAACATCGGTGCTGCCCATTAATCTGATCCTCCAGGTGCTGCTGCTTCCGCTATATTTGCTCTTGTTCTCCGGTACGATCGAAACGATATCGCTGGAAACATTGATCGAAAGCGTGCTGCTTGTGCTTGTAGTTCCGTTCACTCTTGCACATCTCACCCGTTTCTTGCTGAGAGCGAAGAAAGAGGCGCTGGAGCACAAGGTGCTGCCATTTTTTGGCCGGGCACAGATTGTCTTTCTATGTCTTGCCATTGTCGCGATGTTTGCGTCACAAGGGTCATACTTATTGAATCATATGGACATGATTTATATTCTCATTGTTCCGATCTTGATTTATTTTATGATGAATTACACGCTGGGCAGCGTAGTGGGCAGAATGCTGCGTTTCTCTTACGAGGATTCGGTCAGCCTCCATTTAACGATCATTGCCCGGAACTCCCCGGTAGCTCTCGCGATCGCCGTGACGGCCTTTCCGGAACAACCCGTGATTGCTCTAGCCTTGGTCATCGGCCCGTTGATCGAACTGCCCGTGCTTGCTGTTGTCTCTCAGCTGCTGCTTCTATCAAGAAGAATGAAAGTGAAGTCGATTAAATAA
- the rocF gene encoding arginase, which produces MMRNLPSTVTIVPVPFDRGATRRGASQGPNAIFGAGLKRKLDMLGVSYQVDDLAGLPEHKDETHDPQLKHLKEVITINEQLAAHVSALAQSGVFPLVLGGDHSIAIGTLAGLTRHYQSLGVIWIDAHSDLNTPDTTPSGNIHGMSLAVSLGRGDARLTSIGGVKSTIKPEHVVLIGARSLDQGERDFIRREGITCFTMQDIDRMGMFRVMKEAIRIASTGTDGVHLSFDIDSVDPKIAPGTGTPVQGGLSYREAHLAMEMLSESAILTSAEFVENNPLLDRGQTTSRLLVGLIGSMLGESIL; this is translated from the coding sequence ATGATGAGAAATCTTCCGTCCACCGTAACCATCGTCCCGGTGCCGTTTGACCGGGGTGCTACCCGCCGCGGCGCAAGCCAGGGACCGAATGCGATTTTCGGAGCCGGCTTGAAACGAAAGCTTGACATGCTCGGTGTATCCTACCAGGTCGATGACCTTGCTGGACTCCCCGAACACAAGGATGAAACGCACGATCCTCAATTAAAACATCTGAAAGAAGTCATAACGATTAACGAGCAGCTCGCAGCTCATGTGTCTGCCCTGGCACAATCGGGCGTCTTCCCGCTTGTCCTTGGCGGTGACCATAGCATTGCAATCGGCACGCTAGCCGGGCTTACCCGGCACTATCAAAGCCTGGGCGTCATCTGGATTGATGCTCACTCCGATCTCAATACGCCGGATACAACTCCAAGCGGCAATATCCACGGCATGTCGCTGGCTGTCAGCTTGGGAAGAGGCGATGCACGGCTAACATCGATCGGCGGCGTAAAATCAACGATCAAGCCGGAGCATGTAGTGCTCATTGGCGCTCGTTCCCTCGATCAGGGCGAACGGGATTTCATCCGTCGGGAAGGCATTACCTGCTTCACGATGCAGGACATCGACCGCATGGGCATGTTCCGGGTCATGAAGGAGGCTATCCGAATAGCGTCAACGGGCACGGATGGCGTTCACCTCTCCTTCGATATCGATAGTGTCGATCCGAAAATCGCACCTGGAACGGGAACGCCGGTTCAGGGCGGACTCAGTTACCGGGAAGCGCATCTGGCCATGGAGATGCTGTCGGAATCCGCTATTCTGACCTCGGCTGAATTCGTGGAGAACAACCCGCTGCTGGACCGCGGACAGACAACGTCCCGGCTGCTTGTCGGCTTAATCGGCTCCATGCTGGGCGAAAGCATCTTGTGA
- a CDS encoding carbohydrate ABC transporter permease, with translation MNMRLMPKSFIYFALLLCSLVVAFPLLYTLSTSLMSEAESAVYPPPLLPEAINLSNFAKVIDTIPVLTFIGNSLVVSIAIMVGQIVTASLAAYAFAFLRFPGKTLLFSLFLATMMIPWEVIMIPNYLTVKSLNWLDTYQGLIVPFLATAFGTFLLRQAFLQLPKELFEAARVDGCGHVRIFLSMVVPLSVPGIATLGVYSFLNNWNMYLWPLLTTNRVEMRTVQIGIGMLQFEEMNSWNLILSGVLLLLLPSLLLLALGLKPLVRGITAGALKG, from the coding sequence ATGAACATGCGTCTCATGCCCAAAAGCTTCATCTACTTCGCGCTGCTTCTCTGTTCGCTGGTCGTTGCCTTTCCGCTTCTATACACCTTGTCGACATCGCTTATGAGCGAGGCTGAATCGGCCGTTTATCCGCCGCCTCTGCTTCCGGAAGCCATCAATCTGTCCAATTTCGCCAAGGTGATCGATACGATCCCTGTCCTTACCTTTATCGGGAACAGCCTGGTCGTCTCCATTGCCATCATGGTCGGGCAGATCGTGACCGCAAGCCTGGCGGCATACGCCTTTGCCTTCCTCCGGTTCCCGGGTAAAACGCTGCTGTTCAGCCTCTTTCTCGCCACCATGATGATCCCGTGGGAAGTGATCATGATCCCGAACTATCTGACGGTCAAAAGCTTGAATTGGCTCGATACCTACCAGGGGCTTATCGTTCCATTCCTGGCAACCGCCTTCGGAACCTTCCTGCTCAGACAAGCCTTTTTGCAGCTGCCGAAGGAGCTGTTTGAAGCGGCCCGGGTGGACGGCTGCGGCCATGTCCGGATTTTTCTGAGCATGGTGGTGCCGTTATCCGTACCTGGAATTGCCACGCTGGGCGTGTACTCGTTCCTGAACAATTGGAACATGTACCTGTGGCCGCTCTTGACCACCAACCGCGTTGAAATGCGTACCGTTCAGATCGGGATTGGCATGCTGCAGTTCGAAGAGATGAATTCGTGGAATTTGATTCTATCCGGCGTACTCCTTCTGCTGCTTCCTTCCCTGCTGCTGCTTGCGCTCGGTTTGAAGCCGCTTGTCCGCGGCATCACGGCAGGTGCGTTGAAGGGCTAA